A stretch of DNA from Maridesulfovibrio bastinii DSM 16055:
GTAGAACCAGTTGAGCACTTCTTCATATTCATCTGCCGAGATTATTTCTGTTCCCAGTTCAGCAGCTCTTCCTGTCGGTACAAGAAGGAATATGTGCCATGCCGAGGCACCGATATCCTTGGCAAGATGGAAGATATCTTTGAACATGTGCAGGTTGTTACGGGTTACAGTGGTATTGATCTGGAACTCGATTCCTGCATCTTTAAGATACTGTATTCCGCGCATTGCTTTTTCAAATGCGCCTTTTTCTCCACGGAAAGTGTCATGCTGTTCGGGAATGGCTGCATCAATTGAAATTGAGCAGCGTTCAATGCCGACTTCTTTAAGACGTACTGAATTTTCAGCAGTCAGCAGTGTTCCGTTGGGAGCCATTACACAGCGCAGGTCTTTGGACTTTGCGTATTCAACCAGTTCAAAGACATCATCACGCATAAGCGGCTCACCACCGGTGAAGATGATGATCGGATTTCCTGTCTCAGGAAAGGTATCGATAAGTGCTTTAGCTTCTGCTGTGGAAAGTTCTCCCGGGTAGGGTTCCGGGTGTGCTTCAGCCCTGCAATGCTTGCATGCAAGGTTACATGAACGGGTTATTTCCCATGCTATCAGACGTAGCGGAGGGGAACCGTCAGCATTTTTCTGAGGGATGGGGTGAACACCGGGGTGAGCACCGGGATGTCCTCCGCCCGGATGCTTTGCGCCGGGGTGACCGTGTGGATGTTTGTTTTCACTCATATATTATCCAAGTAATTTAAGAACGTCTTCGGTAAAATAGCTCATAATGAGATCTGCACCGGCTCTTTTAATGCCGATAAGAGATTCCATTGCAACAGCCTGCTCGTCTATCCAGCCGTTTAATCCGGCGGCTTTGATGATAGAGTACTCTCCGCTGACCTGATACGCAGCAATGGGCAGATCGAAAGAGTCGCGCAGTGAACGTACCATATCAAGATAGGGACCGGCTGGTTTAACCATCAGGATGTCGGCACCTTCAATCATATCAGCGGTTGCTTCACGAAGTCCCTCACGGGAATTGGCAATATCCATCTGGTATGTTTTACGGTCTCCGAATTTGGGAGCACCTTCAGCTGCATCACGGAAAGGTCCGTAGTATGCGGAAGCGTACTTCACAGCATAAGACATTATCGGCGTATTGATGAATCCGTTCTGGTCAAGACCCTGTCTGATAGCCTGAACACGTCCGTCCATCATGTCGGAGGGGGCAACCATATCGGCTCCGGCCTCAACGTGGGAGATGGCTGTTTGTGCCAGCAGCTCCAGTGTTGAGTCGTTATCAACAAAACCGTCTTTAATGAGACCGCAATGTCCGTGCGAAGTATATTCACACAGGCAGACATCGGTGGTTACTACAAGGTCCGGCCATTTATCCTTTAATCTTTTTACGGCCTGCTGGACTATACCGTCTTTAGCGTATGCCTGAGAACCGACAGGGTCTTTTTCAGCCGGAATGCCGAAGAGCATAAGACTTTTGAGACCGTTCTTAACAGCTTCGCCAACAGTTTTTTCAAGCTGGTTCAGGCTGAGCTGATACTGTCCGGGCATAGACTTGATTGGAGCTTTAAATTCTGGATCATCATTTTCCGCTACAAAATAAAGCATCATCAAGTCATTAGCGGTAATCGTATTTTCTCTGAAAAGGTCACGGATGGAGGCGGTACGCCTGAGTCTGCGTCCTCTGAAAAAGTCATAAGTCATTGCAGCCTCCGTATGGGGGGTAGATTTATTGTTATAAAATTAAACCCCGGCGAATTTTTCCGCCGGGGTTTTTATTTCAAGCTTAGTCTTCCTTGCGGATTTCTTCATCTGTCAGGTAGCATGCCGGGTCCTGAGCCCAGATATCATCATAGTAGGCTTCCGCGCGGGCACGGAAGTTACCGCCGCATATCTTGAGATAGCGACACTTGGCGCAGCGTCCGCCGACATACTGTTTTTTATCTTTAAGTTTGTGCAGCAGCTCAATATTCTCATCAGTCCAGATTTCAGAGAAAGGACGTTCGAGAACATTGCCGAAGGTATGGTTACGCCAGAACTGGTCTGCGTGAACCTGTCCGTCCCATGAAATACAGCCTATTCCACGACCGGAGTTGTTGCCTTCATTGAACTGTAGAAGTTTGAGAACTTCTTCCGCACGTTTGGGGTCTTCTTTAAGCAGGCGCAGATAAACGAGAGGGCCGTCAGCATGGTTGTCAACAGTAAGAACTTCTTTGGGATGTCCTGCATCGAAAAGGGCTCTTGTTTCATCCATGATGAGGTTGACCACTTTGCGGGTTTCTGCATGGTCCAGATCTTCCTTAATCAGTTCTGAGCCGCGGCCCGAATAGACAAGGTGGTAGAAACAGACACGGGGAACTTCCATATCTTTGAGGATCTGAAAAATGGTAGGTACTTCAACCCAGTTGCGTTTGTTGATTGTAAAGCGCAGACCTACTTTGAGTCCTTCGGCCTTACAGTTTTCAACGCCTTCAAGGGCTTTTTTAAAAGCACCGGGAACTCCGCGGAATTTGTCGTGTGTTTCTTCTCCGCCATCAAGGGAGATACCAACATAAGACAGTCCTACTTCTTTAAGTTCCTTTGCTTTTTCTTTGGTAATCAGAGTTCCGTTAGTTGATATAACGGCTCTCATACCTTTACCGACAGCATAATGGGCCAGTTCCACGAGGTCTTTGCGTACGAGCGGTTCTCCACCGGAGAAGAGCATTACCGGAGCGCCGAATTGTGCAAGGTCGTCTATAAGTGTTTTTGCCTGAGGTGTTGAAATTTCATCAACTCCGTCAGGGTCGACAGCCTGAGCATAACAATGCACACACTTCAGATTACATCTGCGTGTCATGTTCCAGACTACAACAGGTTTTTTATCTTCAGAGAACTGCAGCAGGTGAGAGGGCAGTTTTCCAGAATCACGGCCATAACGCAGAACATCAGAAGATTCGACTGCATCACAGTAAAGTTTTGAAATACCTATCATTTAAAATTCCTCGCTAGCCTTTTCAAACGTTTAAAAAATTTGAAAGGCCAGGTTGCCGGTTTGCAATTGTATTAATTCAGTCCGGAATAAATCCGGTTGATTCATCCGTGTCCATTTTAACCCGCAGGTTAACGTGGACTTTGGAGGTATCATAAATGGACTTCGGGGGAAAGCCGAAACCCCCATGAAATTTTAGCCAGAGCCTTAGGATATGACTTGTTGCAGGGATGTCAATGCCGCATAAAACATAGCTTCAGGTAAAAACATCCTTAACAGGTGGGGTATGATTTGAAAAGTGCCGGATCATGAAGCTGATCCGGCACTTTTTTTATGACGATAATGTGATTTGAACCCTGCGGTTGAATTGCTTATTGTATTCCGATGTATCAGGTACCAGCGGCTGTGTTGAGCCTACACCACGGGTAATCAGTCGGTCCGGCGATATCATAAAGTTATCGATAAGATATTTTTTGACTGCTTCCGCGCGGTCCTTACTCAACTTCATGTTAAATTCTTTAGAGGCATCACTATCTGTATGACCAGTGATAGTTACCTTTTTATCTTTTAATTTTTGCCCGTTAAGAGCTTTACCCAACTCATTTAAAATAGGAAGAGATTTTGGATCTATTGTAGATTCACTCTTATCAAATTGAATAGCGAGGTTGATTGAAGGCTGCTTTTCAGGTTGCGGCAGAGCTGCAGGTTTGAGAACGGTATTCTCGCTTTCAAGTGTTTTAAATTCTTTAGGTTGCGGTTCTTCCTGCTGCTGATATGAAAGGACCTGCTCTTTCTGCTCCTGCTCGGCTTTCTGCATTGCTGCTGTCAATGCGGATGTCATACCGGCAGAAGAGGACTCGAATAAAGCCCACGATGTCAGCGGAACAGCCATGTTGCCGGAAATAGCCTGAGTTATGCTGTAAAGTGCGGAATCCGGCATACGATGCGTGCGTTTGAAAACTATAAAATCATCATCCATTCTTTTATCTATTCTGCCGGATTGCTCAAAGGAGCAAAGCATCTGTCCATGCTGTGTTTCGTATATTTTTACCTGAATTGTCAAAGCAGAGCTGTCTACTGTGTGACCGAGGTACAGATATGGAACGAAGCCGACAATAAGAAGGTCATAACCTCTGTTGCGGGCTGTAAAAAGAGCATCTTCAAGCCCTCTGTAGGCTAGATTGTCATCATAGACCATTGAAGGAAAAAGTTGCAGTCCGGTCCAGTTTTCCCAGACCAGCTTTCCGATCTGTTGACCCCAGAATCTGCCGTTGGGGATACCCTGTGTTACATGATACGGATAGAAAAGAGCTGAAAGTGGTTTGTAGTGCGGTTTTTGCGGACGAGTGTAAACCATTAGTCTGGATAGTTCCACTGCACTGTCTTCATAATATATTGATTGAGTCGCTAGTTGGGGCTCAAAATGGGTGCAGGAAACCAGAAACAATGCAAGCAGGATAATAATTTTTTTCATTTTTGAAATTTCCGGTTGAAGTTATCCAGAAGTCTGATTTTTGACATGACAATATTCTGTCAGGAAATAAGCAAATTTTATGCCGTATTCAAGTTAGAAATTGCATGTTGGGGGCAATACTTATTTTTAAAGTATCATATTGTATTGCAGTGAAACGAAAAATATCTGGTCTGTTTTTCAAAATAAAATGACAGCAATAACTGAAATTGTTTTG
This window harbors:
- the ahbD gene encoding heme b synthase; this encodes MSENKHPHGHPGAKHPGGGHPGAHPGVHPIPQKNADGSPPLRLIAWEITRSCNLACKHCRAEAHPEPYPGELSTAEAKALIDTFPETGNPIIIFTGGEPLMRDDVFELVEYAKSKDLRCVMAPNGTLLTAENSVRLKEVGIERCSISIDAAIPEQHDTFRGEKGAFEKAMRGIQYLKDAGIEFQINTTVTRNNLHMFKDIFHLAKDIGASAWHIFLLVPTGRAAELGTEIISADEYEEVLNWFYDFQKTTDMQLKATCAPHYHRILRQRAKEEGIPVNFENFGLDAVSRGCLGGIGFCFISHTGQVQPCGYLELDCGNVREIPFPKIWSSSPQFLNLRNPEVYDGKCGYCEYEKVCGGCRARAATMEGGYLKQEPLCSYTPKKKPRVKNQED
- the hemB gene encoding porphobilinogen synthase; translation: MTYDFFRGRRLRRTASIRDLFRENTITANDLMMLYFVAENDDPEFKAPIKSMPGQYQLSLNQLEKTVGEAVKNGLKSLMLFGIPAEKDPVGSQAYAKDGIVQQAVKRLKDKWPDLVVTTDVCLCEYTSHGHCGLIKDGFVDNDSTLELLAQTAISHVEAGADMVAPSDMMDGRVQAIRQGLDQNGFINTPIMSYAVKYASAYYGPFRDAAEGAPKFGDRKTYQMDIANSREGLREATADMIEGADILMVKPAGPYLDMVRSLRDSFDLPIAAYQVSGEYSIIKAAGLNGWIDEQAVAMESLIGIKRAGADLIMSYFTEDVLKLLG
- the ahbC gene encoding 12,18-didecarboxysiroheme deacetylase translates to MIGISKLYCDAVESSDVLRYGRDSGKLPSHLLQFSEDKKPVVVWNMTRRCNLKCVHCYAQAVDPDGVDEISTPQAKTLIDDLAQFGAPVMLFSGGEPLVRKDLVELAHYAVGKGMRAVISTNGTLITKEKAKELKEVGLSYVGISLDGGEETHDKFRGVPGAFKKALEGVENCKAEGLKVGLRFTINKRNWVEVPTIFQILKDMEVPRVCFYHLVYSGRGSELIKEDLDHAETRKVVNLIMDETRALFDAGHPKEVLTVDNHADGPLVYLRLLKEDPKRAEEVLKLLQFNEGNNSGRGIGCISWDGQVHADQFWRNHTFGNVLERPFSEIWTDENIELLHKLKDKKQYVGGRCAKCRYLKICGGNFRARAEAYYDDIWAQDPACYLTDEEIRKED
- a CDS encoding OmpA family protein, with amino-acid sequence MKKIIILLALFLVSCTHFEPQLATQSIYYEDSAVELSRLMVYTRPQKPHYKPLSALFYPYHVTQGIPNGRFWGQQIGKLVWENWTGLQLFPSMVYDDNLAYRGLEDALFTARNRGYDLLIVGFVPYLYLGHTVDSSALTIQVKIYETQHGQMLCSFEQSGRIDKRMDDDFIVFKRTHRMPDSALYSITQAISGNMAVPLTSWALFESSSAGMTSALTAAMQKAEQEQKEQVLSYQQQEEPQPKEFKTLESENTVLKPAALPQPEKQPSINLAIQFDKSESTIDPKSLPILNELGKALNGQKLKDKKVTITGHTDSDASKEFNMKLSKDRAEAVKKYLIDNFMISPDRLITRGVGSTQPLVPDTSEYNKQFNRRVQITLSS